One genomic segment of Fervidobacterium pennivorans includes these proteins:
- a CDS encoding Y-family DNA polymerase, which produces MLYKCVALLDMDAYFASVEEAKNLSLRGRPFAVIGNGERPIVISANYVAKSFGVKTGMVITKARKLCPKIIFVKADFSQYEFTTLKIIQLVEKYFPVYKEASIDEVYIAVDSIGDVSYGVERLKELKEEIKEKLNLTCTIGVGRNPIIAKSACELAKPDGFFVVQDFEEFAKDLPIKNVTGIGKESEKILERLGIGTLEQFLNDKRLDGLSGFQKLKTLILKEYTESEFFKFVPPKSIGHSLTLDRHVSNLEELLEVYKYLTFGLYAKLLRGRMGAKSVSLYLKDRFGSFSISRSFIFYTNDFLLISKVVENLVEKLFRGYPVSKVGISLNNLKLIDGVQSSLFWDEQQKRFEKLAEFENIFFGGYFVLRTKKIV; this is translated from the coding sequence GTGCTTTACAAGTGTGTTGCTTTGCTGGATATGGACGCTTATTTTGCTTCCGTTGAGGAAGCGAAAAATCTTTCGCTTAGAGGTAGACCTTTTGCGGTAATTGGGAATGGGGAAAGACCTATAGTTATAAGTGCGAATTATGTAGCAAAAAGTTTTGGAGTGAAGACTGGGATGGTTATAACAAAAGCACGGAAGTTGTGTCCGAAGATTATTTTTGTAAAGGCAGATTTTTCGCAATACGAGTTCACAACGTTGAAGATTATCCAACTTGTTGAGAAATATTTTCCTGTCTACAAAGAGGCAAGCATAGACGAAGTGTATATTGCGGTTGATAGTATTGGAGATGTATCTTATGGGGTGGAAAGGCTCAAGGAACTGAAGGAAGAGATAAAAGAGAAACTCAACCTTACTTGCACGATAGGGGTTGGACGAAATCCGATAATTGCAAAAAGTGCATGTGAGTTAGCTAAGCCGGATGGTTTCTTTGTCGTTCAAGATTTTGAGGAATTCGCAAAGGATTTGCCAATAAAGAATGTAACTGGAATAGGTAAGGAAAGTGAGAAGATTTTGGAAAGGTTAGGAATAGGAACGTTGGAGCAATTTTTGAACGATAAAAGGTTAGACGGTTTGAGTGGATTTCAAAAATTAAAGACGTTGATTTTAAAAGAATACACAGAATCTGAATTTTTCAAATTTGTTCCTCCAAAGAGTATTGGCCATTCGCTTACGCTAGATAGACATGTGAGCAATTTAGAAGAGTTACTAGAGGTTTATAAATACCTTACGTTCGGTTTATACGCAAAGCTGTTGAGAGGACGAATGGGAGCAAAGAGTGTAAGTTTGTATTTAAAAGATAGGTTCGGCTCTTTTTCGATTTCCCGTTCGTTTATTTTCTACACAAACGATTTTCTTCTCATTTCGAAAGTTGTTGAAAATTTGGTTGAAAAGTTGTTCAGAGGGTATCCCGTTTCGAAAGTAGGTATCTCTTTGAATAATTTGAAGTTAATCGATGGTGTTCAAAGTTCGCTATTTTGGGATGAACAGCAGAAAAGGTTTGAGAAATTGGCAGAATTTGAGAACATCTTTTTTGGAGGTTATTTTGTGTTGCGCACAAAGAAGATAGTTTGA
- the murD gene encoding UDP-N-acetylmuramoyl-L-alanine--D-glutamate ligase, translated as MKFALLGFGLSNKYAARYLKSLGEEVFVSEGGKLSEEDKKYLEESGIPYEEGTNSEKILEADVILTSPSVPYNHPILMKAKELGKHVDTEITYFTKNLDWNPTIIAVTGSVGKSTTVSMINHLISKSATSQLSGNIGIPIAQVLLEGKKPEYLVIEISSFQLYWAEYFKPHVAVITNIYPNHLDWHPSMEHYVESKFKITKFQDNEDHFIYNPKDMETFKRLSLVQAKRVPFTADFKFEEIPFHIRTKQNVENIAAAKTVLKVLNLPFDMSILEDFVPLPHRMEYCGTINGAHYYNDSKATNAAAVLKALENFDGNLFLIIAGKGKNEDYTKLADEIKKKCKHVAIVGPIADQIEPYLKEREINYKRYKNIEEAVIEISKMAGEGDYVLLGPAGASYDAYKNFEERGDHFKAIVKKLLEQ; from the coding sequence TTGAAGTTTGCACTCCTGGGGTTTGGGTTAAGTAACAAATATGCGGCAAGATATTTAAAATCACTTGGGGAGGAAGTTTTTGTAAGCGAAGGTGGTAAGCTTTCAGAAGAGGACAAGAAATACTTAGAAGAATCTGGCATACCTTACGAAGAGGGAACCAACAGCGAAAAAATCCTCGAAGCAGACGTTATATTAACCAGCCCAAGTGTTCCATACAACCATCCCATTCTCATGAAAGCAAAAGAATTGGGCAAACATGTTGACACAGAAATCACTTATTTTACGAAAAATCTTGATTGGAACCCAACCATCATCGCGGTTACAGGTTCCGTTGGAAAGAGCACAACCGTATCAATGATTAACCATCTCATTTCAAAATCCGCAACCTCTCAACTCTCTGGAAATATCGGCATACCAATAGCACAAGTACTTCTGGAAGGTAAAAAACCTGAGTATCTTGTCATAGAAATTAGCAGTTTCCAACTCTACTGGGCGGAATACTTCAAACCACACGTGGCAGTTATCACAAACATATATCCGAACCACCTCGACTGGCATCCATCTATGGAGCATTACGTTGAATCGAAATTTAAAATAACAAAGTTCCAAGATAACGAAGACCACTTCATCTACAATCCAAAAGATATGGAAACATTCAAAAGACTCTCGCTCGTCCAAGCCAAACGTGTTCCATTCACAGCGGATTTCAAATTCGAAGAGATACCATTCCACATCCGCACAAAACAGAACGTTGAAAACATCGCCGCCGCAAAGACCGTGTTGAAGGTGTTGAACTTACCATTTGACATGAGTATACTCGAAGATTTCGTGCCATTGCCACATCGAATGGAGTATTGTGGAACAATAAACGGAGCACATTATTACAACGATTCAAAAGCCACAAATGCTGCAGCAGTATTGAAAGCCCTTGAAAATTTCGACGGGAATCTTTTCTTGATAATTGCCGGAAAAGGTAAAAACGAAGACTACACAAAACTGGCAGATGAGATAAAGAAAAAATGCAAACACGTTGCTATAGTCGGACCTATCGCGGACCAAATTGAACCGTATTTGAAGGAAAGAGAGATTAATTACAAAAGATACAAAAATATCGAAGAAGCAGTTATTGAAATATCAAAAATGGCAGGCGAAGGCGATTACGTGCTCTTGGGACCAGCTGGTGCAAGTTACGATGCGTATAAAAATTTCGAAGAACGTGGAGACCATTTCAAAGCGATAGTCAAAAAGCTTTTGGAACAATAA
- a CDS encoding alpha-amylase family glycosyl hydrolase gives MIGYEIFVRSFADSNDDGIGDFKGIAQKADYLKAIGVDLVWLTPHFKSPSYHGYDIIDYFDTNSSFGSLSDFKAMVNTLHEKGIKVVIDLPLNHVSDRHPWFKAAMNGEKPYVDYFLWAQPHFNLSEKRHWDEELLWHNRNGKWYYGVFGGSSPDLNYENPEVVQKSLEIVEFWLNQGVDGFRFDAAKHIYDYDIKEGRFRYDHEKNVAYWKLVMDKARQVKGSDIFAVTEVWDDPEIVDRYAKTIGCSFNFYFTEAIRESMQHGAVYKIVDCFQRTLTKKPYLPSNFTGNHDMHRLASLIQQEEQRKVFFGLLMTTPGVPFIYYGDELGMKGIYDSTFTEDVIEPFPWYASLSGEGQTFWKAIRFNRAFTGVSVEEQLSREGSLLREVIAWTKFRKENEWLTNAWVENVTHNTFVIAYTVTDGNYGFRVYANIAGHNESFEGITLKPYEVKIV, from the coding sequence ATGATAGGCTACGAGATATTTGTTAGGTCTTTTGCAGATTCAAACGATGATGGTATAGGTGATTTCAAAGGTATAGCACAGAAAGCAGACTACTTAAAAGCTATCGGTGTTGACCTTGTTTGGCTCACACCACATTTCAAATCACCGAGCTATCACGGATACGATATCATTGATTATTTCGATACGAACTCTTCTTTCGGCTCACTCTCAGATTTCAAAGCGATGGTCAATACGCTCCATGAAAAAGGTATAAAGGTCGTCATTGACCTTCCACTCAACCATGTTTCGGACAGACACCCTTGGTTTAAAGCAGCAATGAACGGTGAAAAACCTTACGTAGACTATTTCCTCTGGGCTCAACCACACTTCAACCTAAGCGAAAAGAGGCACTGGGATGAAGAATTACTCTGGCACAACAGGAATGGAAAGTGGTATTATGGGGTTTTCGGAGGCTCCTCACCTGATTTGAACTACGAAAATCCAGAAGTTGTCCAAAAATCACTTGAAATCGTTGAATTTTGGCTCAATCAAGGTGTTGATGGTTTCAGATTCGATGCAGCAAAACACATATACGATTACGATATTAAAGAAGGTAGATTTAGATACGACCACGAAAAAAATGTTGCATACTGGAAACTTGTTATGGACAAAGCAAGACAGGTAAAAGGTTCAGACATATTTGCCGTTACGGAGGTCTGGGACGACCCAGAGATAGTTGACAGATACGCAAAGACAATTGGTTGTTCGTTCAACTTCTATTTCACAGAAGCAATTAGAGAATCGATGCAACATGGAGCCGTTTACAAAATCGTCGATTGCTTCCAAAGGACACTAACAAAAAAACCATACCTACCAAGCAACTTCACAGGTAACCACGACATGCACAGACTCGCAAGCCTTATCCAACAGGAAGAACAAAGAAAAGTCTTCTTCGGTTTACTCATGACAACTCCTGGTGTTCCTTTCATCTACTACGGTGATGAACTTGGCATGAAAGGTATTTACGACTCCACATTCACAGAAGACGTTATCGAACCATTCCCATGGTATGCATCACTATCTGGAGAAGGTCAAACGTTCTGGAAGGCAATTAGATTTAACAGAGCATTTACAGGAGTCTCTGTTGAAGAACAACTCAGCAGAGAAGGGAGCTTGCTCAGAGAGGTCATAGCATGGACGAAATTCAGAAAAGAAAACGAGTGGCTCACAAACGCATGGGTCGAAAACGTTACACACAACACATTTGTTATCGCATATACGGTAACCGATGGTAATTATGGTTTTAGAGTATACGCAAATATCGCAGGACATAACGAATCGTTTGAAGGAATCACTTTGAAACCATACGAAGTGAAAATAGTCTAA
- a CDS encoding substrate-binding periplasmic protein, protein MKSMLKVVFKSFIMFALFFTPSLVVGQKILYTYAQNAEPKFMLSGGNITGLCHDIIQKLNEELRSQAIRIEYKSKELKSISEIFDALSKNEIQIFVGAAYSKQRESYTTYLQPPLYGLREMFLINSSDVMRFAEKQYAKIGVIGSTVTSESLPTIAPKQEVIPFKNVNDAIKALERKEIDTVFYSSLTLGYMLKNSKGKFETLKGPSEKYYHYIVLSKSVDKDVVAKIETALEKLHKNGVLKALIKKYGLDDYVVPGNVIEILTIDWKPYEWYDTIKKDWVGVDVDVVRAVLSKMGYEVAFFTFPWSRCVELMKIKAYDGIMSLRITQERQAFLSYPDEPLSTGKDVLFKLRSSEVNFARLEDISSNVLCGYTEGYAYGDWFWNAKFKKIAVPDDVTGFKLLQSGRIQLFVCNLFVGKQLAKDLGIEVQPSPVFGEKMIYYLAFSKNYQGSYLSEVFSRRLKEFKLTDEYLKILTRYGITYDDFWR, encoded by the coding sequence ATGAAAAGCATGCTTAAGGTGGTTTTTAAAAGTTTTATAATGTTTGCTTTGTTTTTCACACCTTCTTTGGTGGTTGGTCAAAAAATTCTCTACACATACGCTCAAAATGCTGAACCAAAATTCATGTTAAGCGGTGGCAATATAACAGGGCTTTGTCACGACATTATTCAAAAGCTGAACGAGGAACTTAGAAGTCAAGCAATTAGAATTGAGTACAAATCAAAAGAGTTGAAAAGCATCTCCGAGATTTTTGATGCACTTTCCAAAAATGAAATTCAGATATTCGTTGGGGCTGCTTACAGTAAGCAACGAGAAAGTTATACTACATATCTCCAGCCTCCACTTTACGGATTGAGGGAGATGTTTCTTATTAATTCAAGTGATGTAATGAGATTTGCTGAAAAGCAGTATGCAAAGATAGGTGTTATAGGTAGTACTGTAACATCGGAAAGTTTACCTACTATCGCACCAAAACAGGAAGTTATTCCGTTCAAGAACGTAAATGATGCTATCAAAGCCCTTGAACGAAAAGAGATAGACACGGTGTTTTATTCCAGTCTAACGCTTGGATATATGCTTAAAAACTCAAAAGGGAAATTCGAAACCTTAAAAGGTCCTTCGGAAAAGTATTACCATTACATCGTTCTTTCAAAGAGCGTGGACAAAGATGTTGTGGCTAAGATTGAAACGGCGTTGGAGAAATTGCACAAAAATGGGGTATTGAAGGCGCTTATAAAGAAATACGGCCTGGATGATTATGTCGTTCCTGGGAATGTTATAGAGATACTTACAATTGATTGGAAACCATATGAATGGTATGATACCATCAAAAAAGATTGGGTAGGCGTAGATGTAGATGTTGTCAGGGCAGTTTTGAGTAAGATGGGATACGAAGTAGCTTTTTTCACATTTCCATGGTCCAGGTGTGTAGAATTAATGAAAATCAAAGCCTACGATGGAATTATGAGTTTAAGAATTACCCAAGAACGTCAGGCGTTCTTGAGTTATCCAGATGAACCACTTAGCACTGGAAAGGATGTTTTGTTTAAGCTTAGAAGTTCAGAAGTGAACTTTGCACGCTTGGAAGATATTTCATCTAACGTGCTGTGTGGATACACGGAAGGTTATGCCTACGGTGACTGGTTTTGGAACGCAAAATTTAAAAAGATAGCTGTTCCAGATGATGTGACTGGCTTTAAACTTTTACAGAGTGGAAGGATACAACTTTTTGTTTGTAACTTGTTTGTTGGAAAACAATTGGCAAAAGATTTAGGTATTGAAGTTCAACCTTCTCCCGTTTTCGGAGAAAAGATGATTTACTACTTGGCTTTTTCAAAAAACTATCAAGGAAGTTATCTATCAGAAGTTTTTTCTCGAAGATTGAAAGAATTTAAGCTTACAGATGAGTATTTGAAAATTTTGACACGCTACGGAATAACCTATGACGATTTTTGGAGATGA
- the eno gene encoding phosphopyruvate hydratase, which produces MYVEIVDVRAREVLDSRGNPTIEVEVLLEDGSFGSAIVPSGASTGKFEALELRDGDKKRYMGKGVLKAVEHVNEIIAPRVVGLNAFDQVYLDKVLLELDGTENKSKLGANAILGVSMAVARAAAESAGLPLYKYLGGANAKVLPVPFMNVINGGAHADNSLDIQEFMLVPAGAPSFKEALRYGAEVFHTLKKILKDAGHVTAVGDEGGFAPNLSSNEEAIQVLIKAIEQAGYEPGKDIFIALDCAASEFYNEETGKYNIDGTEKTGDELIEYYSMLVDKYWPVIISIEDPFEQEDWDSYVKFTQKVGGKVQIVGDDLYVTNVKRLAKGIELFATNSILIKLNQIGSVTETLDAIEMAKTAGMTNVISHRSGETEDTFIADLAVATNVGMIKTGSLSRSERIAKYNRLLRIEEELGDAAIYKGLNAFYSMKR; this is translated from the coding sequence ATGTACGTAGAGATAGTTGATGTAAGGGCAAGAGAAGTGCTTGATTCCCGCGGAAATCCCACGATTGAAGTTGAAGTTCTTCTTGAAGATGGTAGCTTTGGCAGTGCGATAGTTCCAAGTGGTGCTTCCACTGGTAAATTTGAAGCACTCGAATTGAGAGATGGCGACAAAAAAAGATACATGGGTAAAGGTGTTCTCAAGGCAGTTGAACATGTGAATGAAATCATCGCACCACGAGTCGTTGGATTGAACGCGTTTGATCAAGTTTACCTTGACAAAGTTCTCCTTGAACTTGATGGCACAGAAAATAAGTCCAAACTTGGTGCAAACGCTATCCTTGGTGTGTCAATGGCGGTTGCAAGAGCTGCAGCTGAAAGCGCTGGTTTGCCACTTTACAAATACCTTGGTGGAGCAAATGCAAAGGTTCTTCCAGTTCCATTCATGAACGTTATCAACGGTGGTGCACACGCAGATAACAGCCTTGATATCCAAGAATTTATGCTCGTTCCAGCAGGAGCTCCTTCGTTCAAAGAAGCACTCAGATATGGTGCAGAAGTATTCCACACACTCAAAAAGATACTCAAAGACGCTGGTCACGTGACAGCCGTTGGAGACGAAGGTGGATTTGCACCAAATCTTTCTTCAAACGAAGAGGCTATTCAGGTGCTCATAAAGGCGATTGAACAAGCTGGCTATGAACCTGGAAAAGACATATTCATCGCGCTCGACTGCGCAGCGAGTGAATTCTACAATGAAGAGACAGGAAAATACAACATCGATGGAACGGAAAAGACTGGTGATGAACTTATTGAGTACTACTCCATGCTCGTCGACAAATACTGGCCCGTTATCATCTCCATCGAAGACCCATTCGAACAAGAAGATTGGGACAGCTACGTGAAATTCACACAGAAAGTCGGTGGAAAGGTGCAAATCGTTGGTGATGATTTGTATGTCACAAACGTCAAAAGACTTGCCAAAGGAATTGAACTCTTCGCCACCAATTCAATCCTCATAAAGCTCAACCAGATTGGCTCGGTTACAGAGACGCTCGATGCAATAGAAATGGCAAAGACCGCTGGTATGACAAACGTTATCTCACACAGAAGCGGAGAAACGGAAGATACGTTCATCGCAGACCTTGCAGTTGCAACGAATGTTGGTATGATTAAAACTGGGTCACTTTCAAGAAGCGAAAGGATCGCAAAATACAACAGGTTACTTAGAATCGAAGAAGAACTCGGTGACGCGGCAATTTACAAAGGATTGAACGCATTCTATTCGATGAAAAGATAA
- a CDS encoding MBL fold metallo-hydrolase, with amino-acid sequence MYEVIDVTESVKVLRAPVNVVFFFKSTLGKSECLVIDSGSSNEYGKKILKYLESQGVNRFSILNSHSHADHIGGNSFLQERTKCKIYATYFESVFIEHPQLEPMYLWGGPIFEGIDNKFLMAKSSIVTDIVEYGWSSELDVEIIPLKGHSFNMVGVLIDDGKKRVLFVADAVVSMQTIEKYKVYFLYDVHEHLKTLQGLNKWAENVDVVVPSHGEIFDFGKEDDGENKKREFLNLIKGNEKVIEDVLGLILGILVEPKTIDEILSEVAANFLIPIDATSYVLLLQTLKAYCSYLVNVNAIGLTFERGKLEYIRMH; translated from the coding sequence GTGTATGAGGTAATTGATGTAACGGAATCTGTAAAAGTGTTAAGGGCGCCTGTTAATGTGGTGTTTTTCTTCAAATCTACGTTGGGAAAAAGCGAGTGCTTGGTCATCGATTCTGGAAGTAGCAATGAATATGGGAAAAAGATATTAAAATACCTTGAAAGCCAAGGTGTGAATAGGTTTTCGATACTCAATTCACACTCGCATGCAGACCATATCGGAGGAAATAGCTTTCTGCAGGAAAGAACCAAGTGCAAGATTTATGCGACGTATTTTGAGAGCGTCTTCATTGAACATCCTCAGCTTGAGCCGATGTATCTCTGGGGAGGACCTATTTTTGAAGGGATAGATAACAAGTTTTTAATGGCAAAATCTTCAATAGTTACAGACATTGTAGAATACGGCTGGTCCTCTGAACTCGATGTAGAAATCATACCACTTAAAGGGCACTCTTTTAATATGGTTGGAGTGTTGATTGATGATGGTAAAAAGAGGGTGTTGTTCGTAGCCGATGCTGTTGTTTCTATGCAAACGATAGAAAAATACAAGGTTTATTTCTTATACGATGTGCACGAACATCTAAAAACTCTGCAAGGTCTAAATAAATGGGCAGAAAACGTAGATGTTGTTGTGCCGAGCCATGGTGAGATTTTTGACTTCGGCAAAGAAGATGATGGAGAAAACAAAAAAAGAGAGTTTTTGAACCTGATTAAAGGAAATGAGAAAGTTATAGAAGATGTTTTGGGTTTGATTTTGGGAATTCTGGTGGAACCGAAGACGATAGATGAGATTTTGAGCGAGGTTGCAGCTAATTTCTTAATCCCCATTGATGCCACGTCTTATGTGTTACTACTCCAAACTCTCAAAGCATATTGTAGTTATCTGGTTAATGTAAACGCGATCGGTCTTACTTTCGAAAGAGGGAAATTGGAGTATATTAGAATGCATTGA
- a CDS encoding sensor histidine kinase, with the protein MTNKNEGTASRIYLVVNFVILILITILFTWHATRYYSDWNNGLESFMKNMAVSLSYPAWTYDKRVIEQITAVMIEKDEIISVVVYDDKNNKLVVKEKKLNLTTTDLLFGTKRLDRTYNLIYADTYVGKVIFTYIDRSTRTFLVVSGTGAALLYIVSALLILNIKKNKKLAVMVNELNELNAELEMAFNELEETQNKIINAEKMAALGKLMVNIAHDINTPAGIIYSSLTEQQNRIDSIVKKFQSDQLTEEDFKDCLDTISELNQIMLRNAKRIIELVQSLKRTAMNEMTQTWSEST; encoded by the coding sequence ATGACAAACAAAAACGAAGGAACGGCAAGCAGGATTTATTTAGTCGTTAATTTTGTTATACTAATACTTATCACAATTCTTTTTACATGGCACGCAACTCGCTACTATAGCGATTGGAACAATGGATTGGAAAGTTTTATGAAAAACATGGCAGTTAGTCTTTCTTACCCTGCTTGGACTTACGACAAGAGAGTCATTGAGCAAATTACCGCAGTTATGATTGAAAAGGATGAGATAATATCCGTAGTGGTCTACGATGACAAGAACAATAAACTCGTTGTCAAAGAGAAAAAGTTGAATTTAACAACGACTGATTTGCTATTTGGAACAAAGCGATTAGATAGAACATACAACTTAATCTATGCAGATACCTACGTTGGAAAGGTTATTTTCACTTATATTGATCGTTCAACTAGGACTTTTTTGGTCGTCTCAGGAACCGGTGCCGCATTGCTTTACATAGTATCCGCGCTTTTGATTTTGAATATAAAAAAGAATAAAAAGCTTGCAGTCATGGTTAATGAACTCAATGAGCTTAATGCCGAACTTGAAATGGCATTTAACGAGCTCGAAGAGACACAGAATAAAATAATAAACGCAGAAAAAATGGCTGCGTTAGGAAAGTTGATGGTCAATATCGCACATGATATTAACACGCCTGCGGGGATTATATATTCCTCACTGACCGAACAACAGAATAGGATTGATAGTATAGTAAAGAAATTCCAATCTGACCAGCTTACCGAAGAAGATTTCAAAGACTGCCTAGATACAATATCAGAATTAAATCAAATAATGCTCAGAAATGCAAAAAGAATCATAGAGCTTGTTCAAAGTTTAAAACGTACAGCTATGAACGAGATGACGCAGACTTGGTCAGAGTCAACGTAA
- a CDS encoding sensor histidine kinase, which produces MVRVNVKSLVNDVLNAMHPRLRKTKIEVITEVDDNLAAYTVPGAIAQILMNLIDNAIVHAFEYDNPGKIVIKFEKVKSRNGEEYLQLTFSDNGKGMDEETKKRAFEPFYTTDKENGTGLGLSIVYNLVVDMLGGDIELESEIGKGTTLRIKIPLTKKNA; this is translated from the coding sequence TTGGTCAGAGTCAACGTAAAGTCCCTTGTTAATGATGTTTTGAACGCAATGCACCCAAGGTTGAGAAAGACGAAGATAGAGGTTATTACGGAAGTGGATGATAACCTTGCAGCTTATACGGTGCCTGGTGCAATAGCTCAAATTCTAATGAATTTGATAGACAATGCGATAGTCCATGCTTTTGAATACGACAATCCTGGCAAGATAGTGATAAAGTTCGAGAAGGTAAAGAGCCGAAACGGAGAAGAGTATCTACAATTAACCTTTTCGGACAACGGGAAAGGTATGGATGAGGAAACAAAAAAGCGAGCCTTCGAGCCGTTTTATACAACTGATAAGGAAAATGGTACGGGCTTAGGGTTAAGTATCGTCTACAATCTTGTTGTAGATATGCTCGGTGGTGATATAGAGCTTGAAAGTGAGATTGGAAAAGGAACAACTCTCCGGATTAAAATACCCTTAACGAAAAAGAACGCGTGA
- a CDS encoding VanZ family protein, producing MDELLKKGSKNVRKATLIVLFAGVLFWVATIFYFSTRPPEESHQQSSLAYKVIKKIDSILDFSNTEIFKKVERKLKLIWFGTEYVPAEMVIRKTAHFGLYFVFGFLVALTFFWWKRDIIVSGITGLTIPSTYAIFDEYNQIFYRRGSSLNDVVIDASGALVGVIVFLFLLTLFWGVKRLIQILK from the coding sequence ATGGATGAACTTTTAAAAAAAGGTTCGAAAAATGTGCGTAAGGCTACCTTGATAGTGTTATTTGCTGGTGTTTTGTTCTGGGTTGCTACTATATTTTATTTCTCAACCCGACCGCCGGAGGAATCGCACCAGCAATCGAGTTTGGCGTATAAGGTTATAAAGAAAATCGATAGTATTTTGGATTTTTCCAACACGGAAATTTTCAAAAAAGTTGAGAGGAAATTGAAATTGATTTGGTTTGGGACGGAATACGTGCCTGCAGAAATGGTGATTAGAAAGACAGCACATTTTGGATTGTATTTTGTATTTGGGTTTTTGGTAGCCTTAACATTTTTTTGGTGGAAGAGGGATATAATAGTATCGGGGATAACAGGTCTTACAATCCCTTCAACGTATGCGATTTTTGATGAATATAACCAAATTTTCTACCGACGGGGTTCTTCACTTAACGATGTTGTTATCGATGCTTCTGGAGCATTAGTTGGTGTTATTGTGTTTCTCTTCTTACTTACTCTGTTTTGGGGAGTAAAAAGGTTAATTCAAATTCTCAAATGA